The Rhodocytophaga rosea genome has a segment encoding these proteins:
- a CDS encoding sensor histidine kinase: MQAIASEIQFVIAITLLLLLISSFVIAFMFLYQRQYHNYVREKEEMKNTYEQELLKAQLEIKEQTLQNISQEIHDNIGQILSLVKLSLTTLVIEDKGTSEKVSVAKDLVGKVIQDLRNLSRSLNTGHIHELKLSEALQFELDLIEKTGLYKTQLTVSGQEVMIDEQKRLIVFRIAQEVLQNIIKHAQASQICVSLEFTPAMLLLSVQDNGKGFDPVVTQAVPASDKGTGITNMHHRAKLIGAQFNIGSEPHKGSKANLSLPLSVNN, from the coding sequence ATGCAAGCCATCGCCTCAGAAATACAATTTGTTATAGCGATTACTCTTCTGTTGCTGTTGATCAGCAGCTTTGTGATCGCTTTTATGTTTTTATACCAGCGTCAGTACCATAACTATGTGAGAGAAAAAGAAGAAATGAAAAATACATATGAACAGGAACTTCTGAAAGCACAGCTTGAAATCAAAGAACAGACCTTGCAAAATATATCTCAGGAAATACACGATAACATTGGCCAGATCTTATCCCTGGTAAAACTAAGTTTAACTACCCTGGTGATTGAAGACAAAGGCACTTCTGAAAAAGTCTCCGTAGCCAAAGACCTGGTGGGTAAAGTAATTCAAGATTTGCGTAACCTGTCCAGGTCCTTAAACACCGGGCATATCCATGAATTAAAGCTATCGGAAGCCTTGCAATTTGAACTGGACCTGATTGAAAAAACAGGTTTGTACAAAACACAACTTACAGTAAGTGGCCAGGAAGTAATGATCGATGAGCAGAAACGGCTGATAGTGTTCCGCATTGCCCAGGAAGTGCTTCAAAATATTATCAAACATGCACAGGCAAGTCAGATTTGTGTATCTTTAGAGTTCACCCCAGCTATGCTGCTGCTTTCTGTGCAGGATAATGGAAAAGGTTTTGATCCTGTGGTTACCCAAGCAGTACCAGCTTCAGATAAAGGTACAGGCATCACCAATATGCATCACCGGGCAAAATTAATAGGGGCTCAGTTTAATATAGGAAGTGAACCCCATAAAGGGAGTAAGGCTAATCTGTCACTGCCGTTGAGCGTAAATAATTAA
- a CDS encoding LuxR C-terminal-related transcriptional regulator, with the protein MHSFHSSSKVAMMHPHPMPVGKGWLETFSGYQHQKHNIILNNLFFDKKQASGLQIREQLQNNPMVDAFLSMFSSVAFLLDISSNTYVYLSSNIETMVGYTSTELQQIELTSNAALTHEEDSPYMLSLTTQLFKHLKKLPLQKLGDYTLNREFRLIRKDGSSIGMLEQSKVIETGKKGEVLSIFGQLTDVSNLRKKQGPAAYISSTFNEEIIDFSLKKSHSIFSNRELQVMELLSKGLSSKQIAGMLCISPYTVGKHRQKMLAKTQSKNSSELIHFAEHHQLV; encoded by the coding sequence ATGCACTCCTTTCATTCCTCATCAAAAGTTGCCATGATGCACCCTCATCCTATGCCAGTAGGAAAAGGGTGGCTGGAAACATTTAGCGGCTATCAACACCAAAAGCATAATATTATTCTAAACAATTTATTCTTTGATAAGAAACAGGCAAGTGGTTTACAGATCAGGGAGCAACTACAGAATAATCCAATGGTAGATGCTTTTTTAAGCATGTTCTCCTCTGTGGCGTTTCTATTAGACATAAGCAGCAATACATATGTCTATTTAAGCTCCAACATAGAAACTATGGTAGGCTATACTTCAACAGAGTTACAGCAGATTGAATTAACCTCTAACGCTGCTCTAACCCATGAAGAAGATTCACCCTATATGCTCTCTTTAACCACTCAGTTATTTAAGCACCTCAAAAAATTACCGCTTCAAAAACTGGGCGATTATACCTTAAACAGAGAATTCCGGCTCATCCGAAAGGATGGCAGCAGCATTGGAATGCTTGAGCAAAGCAAAGTAATAGAAACAGGTAAAAAGGGAGAAGTATTGTCCATATTCGGGCAACTCACCGACGTTTCTAATCTTAGAAAAAAACAAGGTCCGGCTGCATACATAAGCTCCACATTCAATGAAGAAATTATTGATTTTTCCCTAAAGAAGTCTCATTCTATTTTCAGTAACCGGGAATTACAGGTGATGGAATTGCTTTCGAAAGGCTTAAGCAGTAAGCAGATTGCCGGTATGCTCTGTATTAGTCCCTATACGGTAGGTAAACACCGCCAGAAAATGCTGGCTAAAACTCAAAGTAAAAACTCCAGTGAACTTATTCATTTTGCAGAACATCATCAACTGGTGTAA
- a CDS encoding response regulator transcription factor, translating to MTLLPPIKVALVDDHKLFRKGMVELINGFTGYKVIWEANHGKELIEKISSEEVPEIVLLDITMPQMDGYETAQWLKVHFPQIKILALSMYDQEDSIIRMFKNGATGYILKDADLAELKAALQEMASKGFFFSPLVSNAFLNSMYKEPQENKPVPEAVLSDREREFLKLACSELTYKEIADKMCLASRTIDGYREALFEKLGVKNRVGLVLYAIKHGIVKV from the coding sequence ATGACACTTTTACCTCCGATCAAAGTTGCCTTAGTGGATGATCATAAGCTGTTTAGAAAGGGCATGGTAGAACTCATCAATGGCTTTACAGGCTACAAGGTTATCTGGGAAGCAAACCATGGAAAGGAACTAATTGAAAAGATTTCCAGTGAAGAAGTACCTGAGATTGTGCTGCTAGACATTACCATGCCGCAAATGGATGGGTATGAAACCGCACAATGGCTGAAAGTACATTTTCCGCAGATAAAGATATTGGCCTTATCTATGTACGACCAGGAAGATTCCATCATCCGGATGTTTAAAAACGGAGCTACCGGTTACATCCTCAAAGATGCAGACCTCGCAGAACTGAAAGCCGCATTGCAAGAAATGGCTTCCAAAGGTTTTTTCTTCTCGCCACTGGTGAGTAACGCTTTTCTAAATTCCATGTACAAAGAACCACAAGAGAACAAGCCTGTACCAGAAGCCGTCCTATCTGACCGGGAAAGGGAATTTTTAAAGCTTGCCTGCTCTGAACTTACCTATAAGGAAATTGCTGATAAAATGTGTTTAGCTTCTAGAACGATTGATGGCTATAGAGAAGCACTATTTGAAAAATTAGGCGTAAAAAACAGGGTAGGGCTCGTGCTGTATGCTATTAAGCATGGGATTGTGAAAGTTTAG